From a single Rubripirellula tenax genomic region:
- a CDS encoding DUF4209 domain-containing protein, giving the protein MLVESTESCIGQFDDPSEAICERDILKALNTLMKSSSAPEDQSERRGLESEIVAFEFHENDYVASSKGEKSFFRPAMSFQDAKGKQVTVPDPADITPELLDRWSRRCASVTHPVLRFRYAALVWGFSKTVAGATADIEMARSVIDTSIEIAKCRLHTREFSTITKLAYSLSIAQSIRDRDRTEQVCRAIFAYERSIAEDGKLGLWGFAFDLLVDDKRCPTPDDVRDQIIRDLEERLGRVCGDEAEGVNPLAAEAAGVRLARWYRRQDERENVERVLRCYAGAYSAASKNESALVGSAWLQKVFAILMQFGMKEDADQIAVQIRLFSKKGLTELASVSSDVEVPKEELDAFLDDMVDGDLDTVLANFAAHYVPRLDEVELQVKELAADFPFTAMFPSTLVDHEGRPKAHVGSVEHDLEGNIAKITAQNMRYGAIYVRLTLERIAEKFELKTDDLLAFLYRSPILPPDKRSVIEAGLNAYLNQDWLVSIHLLIPQIEDSLLNFVMMCGRSTYKRGRNGAMMLKNFEELLRDEVVAEVFGASTVHYLRILFTDQRGWNLRNAVCHGISPANAFCAAHADRVFHAFLLFGLIHESREPDSKSL; this is encoded by the coding sequence ATGTTAGTGGAATCGACGGAAAGTTGCATCGGGCAGTTTGACGATCCAAGCGAAGCAATTTGTGAACGCGATATTTTGAAGGCGTTGAACACCTTGATGAAGAGTTCTTCGGCACCAGAGGATCAGTCCGAGAGACGCGGACTTGAATCTGAGATCGTTGCCTTTGAGTTCCACGAAAATGACTATGTTGCCTCAAGCAAAGGGGAGAAGTCCTTCTTTCGACCGGCGATGTCGTTCCAAGATGCTAAAGGCAAGCAAGTTACCGTTCCAGATCCTGCGGACATCACTCCCGAGTTGCTCGATCGTTGGTCCAGGCGTTGCGCATCGGTCACGCATCCAGTACTCAGATTTCGGTATGCAGCACTCGTTTGGGGTTTTTCTAAAACCGTGGCTGGTGCGACTGCGGACATCGAGATGGCAAGATCGGTGATCGACACATCCATCGAGATCGCAAAGTGCCGCCTTCACACGCGCGAGTTCTCGACAATCACGAAACTCGCCTACTCCCTTTCGATCGCTCAGTCGATTCGCGACCGCGACAGAACTGAACAAGTTTGCCGAGCGATTTTCGCGTATGAGCGTTCGATCGCAGAGGATGGAAAACTTGGGCTCTGGGGCTTCGCGTTTGATCTGTTGGTAGACGACAAACGCTGCCCAACGCCCGACGACGTTCGCGATCAGATTATTCGTGATCTCGAAGAACGCCTGGGCCGTGTCTGTGGCGATGAGGCGGAAGGCGTCAATCCACTCGCAGCAGAGGCCGCTGGCGTACGTTTGGCGCGGTGGTATCGCAGGCAAGACGAGCGAGAGAACGTCGAACGCGTGCTGCGTTGTTACGCCGGGGCATATTCCGCGGCATCCAAGAACGAAAGTGCGCTGGTTGGTTCGGCCTGGCTACAGAAGGTTTTCGCGATATTGATGCAATTTGGCATGAAAGAAGACGCCGATCAAATCGCGGTGCAGATTCGCCTTTTCTCAAAGAAAGGACTGACTGAACTCGCATCTGTCTCTTCGGATGTGGAAGTTCCCAAAGAGGAGCTGGACGCATTTCTAGACGACATGGTCGACGGCGATCTCGACACCGTTCTCGCCAACTTTGCGGCTCATTACGTTCCACGGTTGGATGAGGTTGAGCTGCAGGTCAAGGAACTTGCTGCTGATTTTCCGTTTACGGCAATGTTCCCAAGTACTCTCGTCGACCACGAAGGTCGTCCGAAGGCGCATGTCGGAAGCGTGGAACATGACCTGGAAGGAAACATCGCGAAAATCACTGCACAAAACATGCGATATGGTGCGATCTATGTGCGGTTAACGCTGGAGCGAATCGCCGAGAAGTTTGAGCTGAAGACTGATGACCTGCTCGCGTTTCTCTACCGATCCCCGATACTTCCCCCAGACAAGCGAAGCGTTATCGAAGCGGGGCTTAACGCGTATCTAAACCAAGACTGGCTTGTCAGTATTCACTTATTGATCCCACAAATCGAAGATTCGCTACTCAACTTCGTAATGATGTGCGGTCGCTCAACTTACAAACGAGGTCGCAACGGCGCGATGATGTTGAAGAACTTTGAGGAGTTGTTGAGAGACGAGGTCGTGGCGGAAGTCTTCGGTGCGAGTACGGTTCATTATCTTCGTATTCTGTTCACCGATCAGCGAGGGTGGAACCTTCGCAATGCGGTGTGCCATGGCATTTCGCCAGCGAACGCTTTTTGCGCTGCCCACGCCGATCGCGTTTTCCATGCGTTTCTGCTTTTCGGATTGATCCACGAATCGAGAGAACCCGATAGCAAAAGTCTTTGA
- a CDS encoding GDSL-type esterase/lipase family protein has translation MKVIKLPLSLVVVFLGTNDFQSMHHYSANQSAQGVASLVTAIRQAPIEPGMLVPEVMVVAPPAIEQVQGEMATKFQGAQRNAIGLPAALRDVANSLQCDFFDAGKVAQTSQVDGIHLDADQHRNLGVAIAASVLPILNRNQNTAA, from the coding sequence GTGAAAGTTATTAAACTTCCACTTTCGCTTGTGGTTGTCTTCCTGGGAACCAACGACTTCCAGTCGATGCATCACTATTCAGCGAACCAGTCTGCACAGGGAGTGGCCTCGCTCGTCACCGCGATTCGTCAAGCCCCAATCGAGCCTGGGATGCTGGTGCCGGAGGTGATGGTTGTGGCTCCGCCAGCGATCGAGCAAGTTCAAGGCGAAATGGCAACCAAGTTCCAGGGTGCCCAGCGAAATGCGATCGGCTTGCCAGCGGCATTGCGAGATGTCGCGAACAGTTTGCAATGCGACTTCTTCGACGCAGGGAAAGTTGCCCAAACGAGTCAAGTGGACGGAATACATTTGGATGCCGACCAGCATCGCAATCTGGGAGTCGCCATCGCGGCGAGCGTTCTTCCCATTCTGAATCGCAATCAGAATACTGCCGCCTAG
- a CDS encoding radical SAM/SPASM domain-containing protein — MDCNLGCYYCYESRSKDCLGEGDLTGLLEHVSTLIENGGKPRSSLHVDWYGGEPLLNMEFLDSASRAIQAYCLSQDVKYSASIISNGTEWPDDPCHFVRHHKIRQAQISFDGLKRNHDRRRRYRKGYKPHGEASSFELAIALVDQLLDATHVDVRFNIDKNNQDDLLPFFRMAQERGWFNRRFPMTIQPARLSSYSETSAFMRSHELTVDQFDKLRKEVRNEFGELVTVEESEVPDGYPYPRTSVCAALSHSSSVVGAEGKLYRCGLQVGEHGRSVGSLPRTSEPAGNKLSLPIIEDRNDEQWWANFDPTTQPKCSVCSFLPICWSGCPKKHLENDDHAIAEQGAYWRSNLPRLVADRVDADLVSLAPLSESLQFRSAFDGANPTCSTNAK; from the coding sequence ATGGACTGTAATCTCGGGTGCTACTACTGCTACGAGAGCCGGTCGAAAGATTGTCTGGGGGAAGGAGACCTAACTGGTTTGTTAGAGCATGTCTCCACCTTGATCGAGAACGGTGGAAAGCCGCGGTCATCGCTTCACGTTGACTGGTATGGAGGAGAGCCGTTGTTGAACATGGAGTTCCTCGATTCAGCATCCAGAGCAATCCAAGCGTATTGTCTGTCGCAGGACGTCAAATACTCGGCGTCCATTATCTCAAACGGAACCGAATGGCCAGACGATCCCTGCCATTTTGTTCGACACCATAAAATTCGACAGGCTCAAATTTCGTTTGATGGATTGAAACGTAACCACGACCGTCGACGGCGATACAGAAAAGGTTACAAACCACACGGCGAGGCATCGTCGTTTGAACTCGCTATCGCTTTGGTCGACCAATTGCTTGATGCCACGCATGTCGACGTTCGATTCAACATCGACAAAAACAATCAAGATGATCTGCTCCCATTCTTTCGCATGGCGCAGGAAAGAGGTTGGTTTAACCGCCGTTTCCCCATGACCATCCAACCGGCTCGGTTATCAAGTTACTCGGAGACTTCCGCGTTTATGCGGTCCCACGAACTGACCGTTGATCAGTTCGATAAACTTCGGAAAGAGGTTCGCAATGAGTTCGGGGAGCTTGTCACGGTTGAAGAAAGCGAAGTCCCCGACGGGTATCCTTACCCTCGTACGAGCGTTTGCGCCGCATTGTCCCATTCGTCTTCGGTCGTCGGCGCTGAGGGTAAACTCTACCGATGTGGTCTTCAGGTCGGGGAACATGGGCGGTCGGTTGGTTCGCTCCCAAGGACAAGCGAGCCAGCCGGAAACAAGCTATCGCTTCCCATCATCGAAGACCGAAATGACGAACAATGGTGGGCCAACTTTGATCCAACGACTCAACCGAAGTGTTCAGTATGTTCGTTTCTTCCAATTTGCTGGAGCGGGTGCCCGAAGAAACACCTTGAAAACGATGACCACGCCATAGCGGAACAGGGAGCATATTGGCGTTCAAACTTGCCCAGACTCGTCGCGGACCGCGTCGACGCCGACCTAGTCTCACTAGCCCCACTTTCAGAGTCTCTTCAATTCCGATCAGCTTTCGACGGGGCCAATCCGACTTGCTCGACCAACGCTAAGTAA